The Desulfobulbus propionicus DSM 2032 DNA segment GGCCGCTGGCATCGCCCATGAAATCAACAACCCCCTGCAGTTGATCCAAATGCAGGCCGGCTGGATCGACGAATTGCTCCAGGAGGAAAACCCGGAACAGATCGCCAATCTGGATGAATACCGCCAATCGGTGGGCAAGATCAAACAACACGTCAATCGGGCCGGCACCATCACCCACCGCCTCCTTGGCTTTTCGCGCAAGATCAGTGCCGAATACGATGTGCAGATCAATGAGCTGATTCGGGAAACCATTTCCTTTCTGGAAAGCGAGGCCAACAGCAACAACATCACCCTCAATCTCCATTTTGACGACGCGCTGCCGGTGATCAGAACTGACGGTTCCCAGGTTCAGCAGGCCCTGCTGAACCTGATCGAGAACTCACTGGATGCGGTCGGTTCCGGCGGTCAAATCGACATCACCACCAGCCGCAGCCCCAAAGAGGTTTCCATACAAATCGCCGATAACGGTCCGGGCATCAAACCCGAGGTCCTGGCCAAGATCTGGGAACCGTTTTTCACCACCAAGGAACCCGGCAAGGGAACCGGACTGGGACTGTCGATCTGCAGCGACATCGCCCATAAACTCGGTGGGGAAATCATCGCCGAAAATCGGCCGCAGGGCGGCGCGCAGTTCACCCTCAAACTGCCCATTCGGGGCTGAATCCCGGCGCTCCCACCTCTGACCGGGGTGCGGGAAGGCTTCCACTCCCACACCCCGGCCCTCACCGTTTTTACACACCCTCCTCAAATCCCATCCCACGCGTCACCAAATTTATACACAAGCAATATTCAATAAAAACAAAATATTGCACCAAATCCCGGATCGTTCGTCACCGTAATTATACACCTCTCCGTTGTTCGCTTCCTTCCCTGCTGGCCGCGCTTTGCCGGCATACCGTTGGCCAAACAGAGCAACCATTTGATTTTAAACATAAATCAATTTTATCTCGCCACGTATCTCTACCTGGCCTCCAATCTGCAATAGCAAGGGCAGCAGCAATCGTGTCCATCAGTCCTGCGGCGACAGGGAGAAGCCATGACCAACGGAACCCGACCAGAACCCCATAACGATCTTGAATATCTTGATCTGGAACAGGCGGCAGTGATCTGCTCTGTTTCGGATGAGCGATTCGGCAAGTGGATCGACAAGGGGGTCATTCCGGTGTTCGAGGTCAACGGCAAGAAGCTGATTCACTCCCATGACCTGATCCATCATCTCGTCCGTCACAACATTCCCATCCCCGACAGGCTGTTGCAGGGAAAAAACAGCAGGAAAATCCTGTTCGTCCTCACCGACGAGACCGTGCCCCACGCGGTGACCACCGAAGTCATCTGGGCGCTCTACAAATTGCGCAAGCGAACATCCTACATCTTTGATTTTGTCCGATTTGACAACAATATCGAATTAAAGATCATCACCTTTTGTCCGGATGTGATCATCCTGTTGCAGGAAGATTCGACCAACCAAGGCCCAGAAACGACCATCCGCAAGATAGTCAACGGGTCAATCCCGCTCTTCACGTTGACCACCGACCGGAACATCGAGCTTGACACGTTTCTCAGCGAGTTAGCAGGAGGCCGACCGTGAACCAGCCTCCCGCACACCGCCAGGCAAAGATCTCCGCCACGGAGAGAGCGGGGAGGCGTGCACGTTCCTCCCGCCTGGCTTCGCTGATGCATTGGATGCTGATGCGTGGTGCCACCACGACAGGCAGATTCGGCACTGGTTGCGGGGACATCCCCCACCCCGCCGCCGTCCGCCCGGTCCGCCTGTACCATTGCACCGCGCATCATCATCCCCCTTGCTTTTTCTGCTCCCCCAAGGAGAGGAAAACGAGCATCTGTTCCCCCTTGATTGGCAACCGCGCGCACCGGCCGAACGAGCTCATCGGCCTTGCGCTCGACATTCAATCAACAACGGGCCGGGAGCCTCGCCCCTGCCCCTGGATAACCACAAACAACCCACTTCCACAGGAGAAAAGCCATGTCACTGTATACCGTTCTGATTGTTGACGACGAAGAGGAATTCCGTGAAATGACGGTCAAAAGACTGAGCAAACGCGATCTCGAATGTGACAGCGCCCCCGATGGTGACACTGCCCTGGAGATGATAACGAAGAAAAACTATGACGTTGTCCTGCTCGACGTCAAGATGCCGGGCAAGGACGGCATCGAAACCTTGCGCGAGATCAAGCGGATAACCCCGATGACCGAAGTGGTGATGCTGACCGGCCATGCCTCGGTGGAATCGGGCATCAATGGCATCAAGTACGGCGCGTTTGATTATTTGATGAAACCCATGGAACTCGATCCGCTGTTTGAAAAACTCAATGCCGCCTACGAGCGGAAACGGGAACAGCAGGCCAAGATCGAAATGGCCCAGATCAAGAAAGACATGGCCCGTCCGTTCTGAACGGCGGGCTTCGTATAAACCCAAAAAGCGCGTTTTTTATCGACAACCAAAGGAGAAAAAAATGAAGTTTTTTCGTGATCTGAACCAATTCATGGTGGCCGGGGCCAAGGCCCACGCCCGGTGGGAATTGGAAATGTCGAGCAACATCCTCAAAAGCCGCAAGCGGCTGCTGGTCCTGGGCCTGCTGCTCATTCCCGTTTTCCTCGGCGGATACGCCTTTGCCGATGCCGTTGGCCAGGCCCTGCCCTCCTTTATCGGCGGCAAAACAGCCTATGGTCCTTCCCACTACACCAATCTCATCTTTGGCGCCTCGGTGCTGGTCGGCGTGTGCGCCGGTCTGATCACCGGCTGTATCGGTGCCGGCGGCGGCTTCATCATTGCCCCGGCCCTGATGAGCGCCGGCGTCAAAGGTATCCTCGCGGTCGGTACCGACCTGTTCCACATCTTCGCCAAGGCGATCATGGGTTCGGTCCTGCACCGCAAGATGGGCAACATCTCGGTATCGCTGGCCGTCACCTTCCTCATCGGCGCCATTGCCGGCTCGACCCTGGGCGGCTACATCAACCGCACCATCTATGACGCCAACCCGGTGCTGAGCGATATGTTCATCACCTCGATCTATGTCGTCATCCTGGGCTTCCTCGCCTTCTACGCGATGAGCGATTACCTCAAATCCCGCTCCAAGAAAGCGGTCATCGAGGAGGGTGCCACCAAGATCGCCGAAGAGATCCCCAACATGGGCAAACGGCTGCAGGCCATCAACATACCGCCGATGCTGACCTTCGACGAGAACGTCACCCCCGGTGGCCGGCGGTTGTCGGCCATTTTCCTGGTCATCGCCGGTTTCATCGTCGGCATGGCAGCCTCCATCATGGGTGTCGGCGGCGGCTTCCTCACCTTCCCGATCTTTGTCTATGGTCTGGGCGTTTCCTCGATGACCACCGTCGGCACGGACATCTTCCAGATCGTGTTCACCGCCGGGTATGCCGCCATCAGCCAGTACGCGGTGTACGGCTTCATCTTCTACACCCTGGCCATGGGCATGCTGCTCGGCTCGCTGATCGGTATCCAGATTGGCTCCATCGTCACCAAGGTCGTTCCCGGCACCACCATCCGCGGTTTCTACGCGATCACCGTTACCGCCGGTTTCCTTAACCGGGTCTGCGCCCTGCCGGAAAAACTGATGAAGATGGGCTACGTGCAATTGAGCAAGGAGTTCCTCAATATTGTCAACATGATCGGCAATATCGGCTTCTTCATCATCATCTCCACCTTCGCGGTGTGGGTCTTCTGGTGCTTTTTCACTAATCTCAAGGTCCTGAAATCAGGGGAGGCGCATTAATCATGGCAACTTCAGCACAACTCAAGACCCGCGGGTTTCTCCTGCTGGCATCGTTCTTCGCGATCCTGGTGGCTATTTTCATGCCGCTGTTTCCCGGAGCCCATGGCGAAAAGGTTAACGGCCTCGATTATCTCGACAATTTTTTCAACCAGCTGTCCAAGGGTTCCGCGTATTACATCCCGGAACAGATAACAAAAGCGGAACAATACAACGGTCAGCAGTTCACCACCTCGCTGAAGATGAAATCTCCGGAAGAGGCAGTCATCACCGCCAAGTTGTTCGCCGCCAATAGCATCACTGCGGTCGCAGAGGGTGACAAAGTCAAGGTCAGCGGCGATTTCGGCTCCATGATTACCATCATGCTCAACGATGCCGATGCCATGTACAAGAACAACGGGCAGGCACTGGTCGAGAAATACGGGGTGGATGAACGCCAGACCATCTACTCCTGGTACCAGGCCCTGACCGCCATGGAGAAGGACATGACCAAGGCCGGTCAGTTCGCCCAGGCCAAGTTTGTCAAGAACTGCATGTCCAAGGCGGTCGAACCGGCTTACAACTATTACAAGGTGGAAGCCAAACCGGTGAAAGAGGAAATCTTCCTGCTCATCGCCGCCCTGGCCTTCTACGTCATCTACACCATGTGGTACGGTTTCGGCCTGCTCTATCTGTTCGAAGGCGCGGGCATCAAGCTTGAGCATTGATTGCCTGAGCGATCCATGACGACAAAGGCTGCGGGAGGAAACGCTTTCCACCGCAGCCTTTTTTATTCTCCGCCATGACGATTGTTGACCGATTTTTCTCCATAGTGCGTCGCTTCCGCCGTGGCTCAGCCACCTCGCCTCGGCTGAGTCCGGAAGAACTGCACCGGTTGTTTCTTTCCCGCTACCGCTCTTTCCGCGAGCTCCTCGTCGCCAATGCCAATGCCCTGGAAGCCATGGCGGAAATGGAAAAGGTCCTCCGCGACGGCCGCACCCTGTCCATGACCTTTATTCGTGCCCGCTGTACCCTGGTGACGGTCAATGTCTACAAAATAATTCATAACCTCAAAAAGATAGCCGACGGACGCTACGGCGAACTCGATCGTGTGTTCCTGCGTTTGCAGCAACACATCGAAACCCTGCTGGAAGGAAATAGGGGCCGCGCCAAGGGGGAACTCATGCTGCCCTTGGACAGGATCGACCGCACCCAGGCGGATTTGACTGGCGAGAAAATGGCCAATCTGGGGGAAATCGGGTCGCTCCCAGGCATCCGCATCCCTCCCGGCTTCGCCCTGACCGTCGTGGCATCCCGGCTCTTCTTCCAGCGCAACCAGCTCTATCCCAAGATCAATCACATCATCCAGCAAATGGATATCGCCGATCTCGAGGATTTGGACCGGAAAAGCACAACCATTCAGGAGATGATCCGTGCCTGCCCCCTGCCCCCAGAGGTGGAGACCTTGCTCCTGGAGGGATTTGACCGCTTGGCCACGCCCAATCCGCGCCTGCGCCTGGCCGTCCGCTCCAGTGCCCTGGGAGAGGATCTGGGGCAGGCTTCCTTTGCCGGCCTCTACCACACCGAGCTTTCAGTGGACCGAGATGCCCTGGTGGCTGCCTACAAATCGGTTTTGGCCTCGAAGTATTCCTCTCGGGCCATTTCCTACCGGCTGGCCAAAGGGTTCATCCATGAGGAAACCGAAATGTGCGTCGGCTGTCTGGCCATGGTGGAGGCCGTGACCAGCGGCATCTGTTACACTCGCTCCATCGGCGGTCGCGGCAACACCTTAGACCTGTTTGCCGCCCCAGGTGCCGGCAAGGGCATTGTCGAGGGGACCTGTCCCACCCGCCATTTCCGGCTCGACCGTACCCCTCCCTATGCGCTTTGCTTGCCCGGAGAGGCGGGCAACGGTTTGCTGACCGAAGCCCAGGCCGTGGCCCTGGCTGATATCGGCATGCGGCTGGAACGCCATTTCGGCGCACCGCAGGACATTGAGTGGTCCATCGACGCGACGGGGACCATCTTTGTCCTCCAGAGCCGGCCGATCTCCGTTCCCTCCTTCGATACCGCAACCGCCAGCCGGCAGTTGCCCGATGACGAACAGCTGCTGCTCCACGGTGGCGTGACCGGCTGCGGCGGCAGCGGCAGCGGCCCGGTGTTCATTGTCCGCTCACCGGCGGACATGCATCAGTTTCCCAAACGGGCTGTCCTTGTGATCAAGCACCCCTTGCCCGAATGGGCCCCGCTGCTCAAGCGTGCCGTGGCCCTCGTGGCCGAGACCGGAAGCGAGGCCGGCCATCTGGCCACCATTTCCCGTGAATTCGGTCTGCCGTCCCTGCTCGCGCTACCGGGGGCCACGGAAAAGCTGGTCAACGGCCAAATCGTCACCGTGGATGCAGGCAACCGGGCGGTCTATCGGGGCCGCATCGAGGAACTGCTGGTGGAGACCGTTGCACGCCCCAACCCCATGGCGGGCAGCCCGATTCAGCGAACGTTGATCGAGGTCCTCAAGCTGATCACGCCGCTCAACCTGACCGACCCGGCTGCCGATGACTTCCATGCCGCCAACTGCCGGACCCTGCATGACATCACCCGATTCTGCCATGAGAAATCGGTGATCGAAATGTTCGAGTTCGGCAGACGGTATCACTTCGACAAAGGGGCCGCCAAACGACTGGGCGACACCCTCCCCCTGGAGTGGTGGGTGATCGATCTCGGCGGGGGATTCCATCCTGGGTATGATATCCACCGGAAGGAGATCGCCATCACCGACATTGCCTCGGCTCCCATGCTGGCGATCTGGGAGGGAATGCATGCCGTGGCCTGGGAGGGACCGCCGGCGGCCCGATTCCGGACCATGGTTTCCTTCCTGATGCAATCAGCCATGAACAACGGCCTCAATCCAGGCCGCTCTTCCGCCCTACGGGAGAAGAATTATTTTCTTATTTCGAAAAATTATTGTAATCTCAGCGTGCGTCTGGGATATCACTACGCCATGATCGAGGCAATGCTGGGTGATCGGCCGGTTGACCGCTACATCACCTTTCGTTTCAAAGGCGGAGCGGCCAGCGATGAGCAACGAATTCGGCGGATTGAATTGCTGGCCGAGGTGTTGGAAACATTTGACTACCGGATTGACAGAATCGGCGATGCCTTAACCGCCCGGGTGGAACGGGAGAGCGAACGCTTCGTTATCGACCGGCTCAAGGTGCTCGGGCATCTCACCGTCCACACCCGTCAGTTGGACATGGTCATGGCTGACCCCGGCGCCCAGCGGTTCTTCCGCGACAAATTCATTCAAGAGATTGGGGATATGTTGAATCATGGCCAGTGAACAAGCCTTCAAACTCGAAGCAGCGCTCAAGATCCACCTGCTGCTGGTTGACGATGAATCCGACTTCAAGGAGGTCATGCAGAAACATCTGTCACGGATGGGCATCCGTCTCAGTGTCTCTGAATGTTGCCTCGATGCCTTGGAAACATTGGACGCCCATGCCATCGATGTGGTGATCATGGACATGAACATGCCGGGGATGGATGGTATCCAGTGCCTGCGCAAGATCAAGGAACGCTGGCCGCTGATCGAGGTGATCATCCTCACCGGACACGCCTCGGTCAAATCAGGCATCGAGGGCATGGAAAGCGGGGCTTTCGACTACTGCCTCAAGCCCATCGATGTCCGCGAGCTCATCGAAAAAGTCGAACTGGCCGCAGAAAAGGCCCTGGTCAACAAAGAACAAGTCGACGGTTGACCCACCCCCAGCCACCACCAACGCACACTCCGGAGAACACTCTTCCCATGCGACTGCAATACCCCCTGCGGCGGCGCCTGCTGCCGTTGCTCTGCGGCCTGATGCTTGCGGGCTGCGTCAGCGCCGGCAAGGATTTCAATGTCCACATGGTGCCGCACATCAAGCTCCACCAGACCACCCGTGCCCAAATCGAGCAAATGTTCGGCCCTCCGTGGCGGACCGGGGTCGAGGACGGCCGCCAGACCTGGAGTTACGGCACCTACAAGTATGGTGTCAGCGACACCCTCAGCCGTGACCTAGTGGTCCGCTTCGATGCCGACGGCACGGTGGCCTCCTATACCTTCAACTCCAACTATCCCGAAGACAAACAGCTCTAATTCGCCTTCGCCTGCGAGATAAGGCCTTTTTTCCTGCAGGATACATGACAACTTGCAAGCGGATGAGAATACGCTGCTTTTCCTCTCACCGGGGAGACGGTACACGCGTCTCCCCTGGTCGTGTCCTCTGTACCGCGCCTGGGTTTCGCCGCTCTGTCACCGAAACTGGTCCGGCGGCTCCATCAACAGCTGTTCGCGGAAAAAGGCGATTGCCAGCCGGTCGATCAACCAGCCGGTCCGCCACGGAAAACGTCCGTCGACAAAGCCCACGTGGCCGCCATGGGGTTGGATCGCCAGCCGTACTCCAGGGCCGACCTGATCGGCCTCCGGCACGCTGTGCGGGTACATGAAGGGATCGTCCACGCTGTGCAGGATCAGGGTCGGGGTGGTGATGCGATCCAGGACGCCAAACGAACTGCAACGGCGGTAGTAGTCGTCGGCGCCGGCAAAACCGTTGAGCGGCGCGGTCACCTGCTGATCGTATTCCCGCAGGGTGTGGATGCGATCCAGATCCACCCGCAGCGGCGAGGAGGTCTGGGCGAATTTTCTCCGGTAGGATCGTTTCAGCCGGTCCAGGAGGTAGTGCTGATAGATCCGCGACCCGCCCTGTTCGAGCCTCCGGGCCGCATCGCCCAGGACAAAGGGGACCGAGACGGCCATGGCCGCTTGCAGCAACGAGGCTGGCCCAGCGGTTCCCAGATAGCGGAGCAGCAGGTTGCCGCCCAGGGAAAAGCCGATCGCCGCCGCCACCGGTCGGTTGGTGGAGCGAAGAACGGCGAGCACTTCGGCCAAATCCTCGATCGCGCCGGAATGGTAGGTGCGCGGCAGCCGGTTGGGTTCGCCGCTGCAACCGCGCAAATGCATGAACACCGGCTGGAATCCGGCTTGCAGCAGGCTGGCCATCACCGGCAGGGCATAGTGGGAACGGAGGGTGCCCTCCAGCCCATGCAGCATCAGCACCGTGGGCCCGCGGCCCGATGTCCAGGCCAGATCAATGAAGTCGCCGTCGGCCAGCTCGATCCGCTCCCGCCGCAAACGCAGGGCGGGCCGCTTGCGCAGCAGCTTGGGCCACAGCGTTTGCAGATGCGGATTGCGCAGCCAGGGCGGAGGAAGGAACGGGGGCGGCTGCCGCATGATGGTTGACACTCACACAGGGACAGAACGCGGGGGCGCTGGGGGCCCCGCCGATGAATGCCGGCTGGGGCCTGCGGCCGTAGTGGTCGTCATCCCGCGATGACATCGGTTGCACGGCTGCGCCTGGTCCGAAGCACGGGCGCGATGCGCCCGGCGCGGGCAGCGCGGCTCTTTCATGAACACTTGCACTCGGCAGGAGGAAGGTATGGCCAATTTTTTGTTTGTTCTGCGCGACAATGATTTCGAGAAGGCGACCCGCTGTTTTCAGTTCGCCAAGATCGCCCACTCCAAGGGACACACGGTCAATCTCTTTTTCATCGACAGCGGCGTCGATTGGGCGGTGAAGGATCGCGACGGCAGTCGCAAGACCGACACTGGCGACTGTGTCAACGATTACCTGCCCTACCTGGTCGAAAACGAGGTGCCGGTGGGCGTCTGCACCCCCTGCGCCAAGAACCGCCACCTTGACGAGGCCAGATTCCACCCGAACATGGCCCTGGATGGCGGCCCCCATCTGATTGACATGGCC contains these protein-coding regions:
- a CDS encoding DsrE family protein; the protein is MANFLFVLRDNDFEKATRCFQFAKIAHSKGHTVNLFFIDSGVDWAVKDRDGSRKTDTGDCVNDYLPYLVENEVPVGVCTPCAKNRHLDEARFHPNMALDGGPHLIDMAAEAKVFNF
- a CDS encoding response regulator, whose translation is MSLYTVLIVDDEEEFREMTVKRLSKRDLECDSAPDGDTALEMITKKNYDVVLLDVKMPGKDGIETLREIKRITPMTEVVMLTGHASVESGINGIKYGAFDYLMKPMELDPLFEKLNAAYERKREQQAKIEMAQIKKDMARPF
- a CDS encoding helix-turn-helix domain-containing protein, giving the protein MTNGTRPEPHNDLEYLDLEQAAVICSVSDERFGKWIDKGVIPVFEVNGKKLIHSHDLIHHLVRHNIPIPDRLLQGKNSRKILFVLTDETVPHAVTTEVIWALYKLRKRTSYIFDFVRFDNNIELKIITFCPDVIILLQEDSTNQGPETTIRKIVNGSIPLFTLTTDRNIELDTFLSELAGGRP
- a CDS encoding response regulator; amino-acid sequence: MASEQAFKLEAALKIHLLLVDDESDFKEVMQKHLSRMGIRLSVSECCLDALETLDAHAIDVVIMDMNMPGMDGIQCLRKIKERWPLIEVIILTGHASVKSGIEGMESGAFDYCLKPIDVRELIEKVELAAEKALVNKEQVDG
- a CDS encoding PEP/pyruvate-binding domain-containing protein; translated protein: MTIVDRFFSIVRRFRRGSATSPRLSPEELHRLFLSRYRSFRELLVANANALEAMAEMEKVLRDGRTLSMTFIRARCTLVTVNVYKIIHNLKKIADGRYGELDRVFLRLQQHIETLLEGNRGRAKGELMLPLDRIDRTQADLTGEKMANLGEIGSLPGIRIPPGFALTVVASRLFFQRNQLYPKINHIIQQMDIADLEDLDRKSTTIQEMIRACPLPPEVETLLLEGFDRLATPNPRLRLAVRSSALGEDLGQASFAGLYHTELSVDRDALVAAYKSVLASKYSSRAISYRLAKGFIHEETEMCVGCLAMVEAVTSGICYTRSIGGRGNTLDLFAAPGAGKGIVEGTCPTRHFRLDRTPPYALCLPGEAGNGLLTEAQAVALADIGMRLERHFGAPQDIEWSIDATGTIFVLQSRPISVPSFDTATASRQLPDDEQLLLHGGVTGCGGSGSGPVFIVRSPADMHQFPKRAVLVIKHPLPEWAPLLKRAVALVAETGSEAGHLATISREFGLPSLLALPGATEKLVNGQIVTVDAGNRAVYRGRIEELLVETVARPNPMAGSPIQRTLIEVLKLITPLNLTDPAADDFHAANCRTLHDITRFCHEKSVIEMFEFGRRYHFDKGAAKRLGDTLPLEWWVIDLGGGFHPGYDIHRKEIAITDIASAPMLAIWEGMHAVAWEGPPAARFRTMVSFLMQSAMNNGLNPGRSSALREKNYFLISKNYCNLSVRLGYHYAMIEAMLGDRPVDRYITFRFKGGAASDEQRIRRIELLAEVLETFDYRIDRIGDALTARVERESERFVIDRLKVLGHLTVHTRQLDMVMADPGAQRFFRDKFIQEIGDMLNHGQ
- a CDS encoding hydrolase, giving the protein MRQPPPFLPPPWLRNPHLQTLWPKLLRKRPALRLRRERIELADGDFIDLAWTSGRGPTVLMLHGLEGTLRSHYALPVMASLLQAGFQPVFMHLRGCSGEPNRLPRTYHSGAIEDLAEVLAVLRSTNRPVAAAIGFSLGGNLLLRYLGTAGPASLLQAAMAVSVPFVLGDAARRLEQGGSRIYQHYLLDRLKRSYRRKFAQTSSPLRVDLDRIHTLREYDQQVTAPLNGFAGADDYYRRCSSFGVLDRITTPTLILHSVDDPFMYPHSVPEADQVGPGVRLAIQPHGGHVGFVDGRFPWRTGWLIDRLAIAFFREQLLMEPPDQFR
- a CDS encoding sulfite exporter TauE/SafE family protein, translated to MKFFRDLNQFMVAGAKAHARWELEMSSNILKSRKRLLVLGLLLIPVFLGGYAFADAVGQALPSFIGGKTAYGPSHYTNLIFGASVLVGVCAGLITGCIGAGGGFIIAPALMSAGVKGILAVGTDLFHIFAKAIMGSVLHRKMGNISVSLAVTFLIGAIAGSTLGGYINRTIYDANPVLSDMFITSIYVVILGFLAFYAMSDYLKSRSKKAVIEEGATKIAEEIPNMGKRLQAINIPPMLTFDENVTPGGRRLSAIFLVIAGFIVGMAASIMGVGGGFLTFPIFVYGLGVSSMTTVGTDIFQIVFTAGYAAISQYAVYGFIFYTLAMGMLLGSLIGIQIGSIVTKVVPGTTIRGFYAITVTAGFLNRVCALPEKLMKMGYVQLSKEFLNIVNMIGNIGFFIIISTFAVWVFWCFFTNLKVLKSGEAH